A part of Myxococcales bacterium genomic DNA contains:
- a CDS encoding Mrp/NBP35 family ATP-binding protein: MPAIDPIVKNVSPELMSALEKALRATLIPELSSDAWTLNIVREVSWDKRLKVCIVLPTFGLKSEKNIALAVKKALIQHVEDPEKIDLFVYSDVKPAAVQSIKKEEIADVRNVILVASGKGGVGKSTVASNLAVTMAQLGCRVGLLDADVYGPSVPVMFDLEEEGQVKAFKEPNSDATFMVPPIKYDVALMSLGFLVDTDAPMIWRGPMIASASMQMFHNVYWGQLDYLIVDLPPGTGDIQLTIAQKINVAGAVIVSTPQDVALKDVIRAKNMFDKVNIPILGLIENMSYFVCDSCDKHHQIFSQGGAIKQAQDLGIKVLGELPLTPALRTAADKGEPLAFKDKTSPISEQLREVAHEICASVALMGMREKLPDNSAQNNPQKANQAEEKKRRLPVL; the protein is encoded by the coding sequence ATGCCAGCTATCGACCCAATTGTTAAAAATGTATCTCCCGAGTTAATGAGTGCTTTAGAAAAGGCATTGCGTGCAACTTTGATACCAGAGCTTTCTTCTGACGCCTGGACACTCAATATTGTGCGTGAAGTAAGTTGGGATAAGCGCTTAAAGGTATGTATTGTTTTACCCACTTTTGGGCTCAAATCAGAAAAAAATATTGCCTTGGCCGTCAAAAAGGCTTTGATACAGCATGTTGAAGATCCTGAAAAAATTGATTTATTTGTTTATTCAGATGTAAAACCTGCGGCTGTTCAAAGCATTAAAAAAGAAGAAATTGCAGATGTTCGCAATGTTATTTTGGTTGCTTCAGGAAAAGGTGGCGTAGGAAAAAGCACAGTAGCAAGCAATTTGGCCGTCACTATGGCTCAGTTAGGTTGTAGGGTCGGTTTGTTGGATGCAGATGTGTATGGGCCCTCAGTGCCTGTAATGTTTGATTTAGAGGAAGAAGGCCAGGTTAAAGCCTTTAAAGAGCCAAACAGTGATGCAACTTTTATGGTGCCTCCCATCAAATATGATGTGGCGCTTATGAGCCTAGGGTTTTTAGTCGATACTGATGCGCCGATGATTTGGCGAGGTCCAATGATTGCTTCAGCTTCTATGCAAATGTTTCATAATGTTTATTGGGGGCAACTTGATTATTTGATCGTGGATTTACCTCCTGGAACTGGCGATATCCAATTGACCATTGCGCAAAAGATAAATGTGGCTGGCGCCGTTATTGTATCGACTCCTCAAGATGTAGCCTTAAAAGATGTTATTCGCGCAAAAAATATGTTTGACAAAGTCAATATTCCCATCTTAGGGCTTATCGAAAATATGAGCTATTTTGTTTGCGATAGCTGTGACAAACATCATCAAATTTTTTCCCAAGGTGGAGCGATAAAGCAGGCTCAGGATTTAGGTATCAAAGTTTTAGGCGAATTACCTCTGACGCCTGCTCTAAGGACAGCGGCAGATAAAGGGGAGCCTTTGGCTTTTAAGGATAAAACCTCACCGATATCAGAACAGCTAAGAGAAGTAGCCCATGAAATTTGTGCCTCGGTAGCACTGATGGGGATGAGAGAAAAGTTGCCAGATAATAGTGCTCAGAATAATCCTCAGAAAGCTAATCAAGCTGAAGAAAAAAAACGTCGTTTACCTGTGCTGTAA
- the pckA gene encoding phosphoenolpyruvate carboxykinase (ATP), giving the protein MNQSKNFNLTRSVLIEEAIKRGEGVLSDSGALIVHTGKYTGRSPSDKFSVYDEHTKDLIWYNEGNKKMSPQHAENLFQKVSQYLDKNGCYKLDCRAGASQNHALNIRVKTQRAWHNLFAQNMFLESNKNFKVDFEIFHAPGFKADPIMDHTNSECAIVLDFSKRRIVICGTEYAGEIKKSVFTAMNFLLPNSGVLGMHCSANMDDSGNVAIFFGLSGTGKTTLSADSSRLLIGDDEHGWDDEGVFNFEGGCYAKVIRLSSSDEPEIYQASNKFGSVLENVIFDPSSRKVDFNDARLTENSRSSYDISYIPNACLSGVGGHPKHIIMLTCDAFGVLPPIAKLNAQAAAYHFINGYTAKVAGTERGITEPVAVFSPCFGSPFMAHKPQVYAKLLEEKIAHHKVECWLVNTGWSGGPYGVGERMKISWTRRLLHAALDGKLKNAHYRLDPIFNLEVPVDVEGVPQEILDPKSVWEDQMAYEAQAYKLAQLFNDNFEPYSSLLHENLRKAGPILKKT; this is encoded by the coding sequence ATGAATCAATCAAAAAATTTTAATTTGACTCGCTCTGTGTTAATCGAAGAAGCCATTAAACGTGGTGAGGGAGTGTTATCCGATAGTGGAGCATTGATTGTTCATACGGGAAAATACACAGGTCGTTCTCCAAGCGATAAGTTTAGCGTTTATGATGAACACACAAAAGATCTCATCTGGTATAACGAAGGCAACAAAAAAATGAGCCCTCAACATGCTGAAAATTTGTTTCAAAAAGTTTCGCAGTATCTTGATAAAAACGGGTGTTATAAGTTGGATTGCAGGGCTGGGGCGAGTCAAAACCATGCTTTAAATATTAGGGTAAAAACACAACGAGCGTGGCATAATCTCTTTGCTCAAAATATGTTTTTAGAGTCAAACAAAAATTTTAAAGTAGATTTTGAAATTTTTCATGCTCCAGGATTTAAGGCCGATCCAATAATGGATCACACTAATTCTGAATGTGCCATAGTACTAGATTTTTCTAAGCGTCGAATTGTTATCTGTGGTACCGAGTATGCCGGTGAAATTAAGAAAAGTGTTTTTACTGCCATGAACTTTTTGTTGCCTAATAGCGGAGTATTGGGAATGCATTGCTCAGCCAATATGGATGATAGTGGCAATGTCGCTATTTTTTTTGGGCTGAGTGGTACAGGGAAAACAACTCTTTCAGCTGATAGCAGCCGGCTTTTGATCGGAGACGACGAACATGGATGGGATGATGAAGGAGTTTTTAATTTTGAAGGTGGCTGTTACGCTAAGGTGATTCGTTTGTCTTCTAGCGATGAGCCGGAAATTTATCAGGCGAGCAATAAATTTGGTTCTGTTTTAGAGAATGTAATTTTTGATCCAAGCAGCAGAAAAGTTGATTTCAATGACGCTCGGTTGACTGAAAATTCTCGCTCTAGCTACGATATTTCTTATATTCCCAACGCCTGTCTGAGTGGTGTTGGAGGACATCCAAAGCATATTATTATGCTTACCTGCGATGCTTTTGGTGTTTTGCCTCCTATAGCAAAACTCAATGCTCAGGCAGCAGCGTATCATTTTATAAACGGCTATACTGCAAAAGTTGCCGGAACAGAGAGGGGAATTACCGAGCCAGTGGCAGTTTTTTCACCGTGTTTTGGATCTCCCTTCATGGCTCACAAACCTCAAGTTTATGCCAAATTACTAGAAGAAAAAATTGCTCATCACAAAGTTGAATGTTGGTTAGTCAATACTGGGTGGAGCGGCGGTCCTTATGGAGTTGGGGAGCGAATGAAAATTTCGTGGACTCGTCGGCTGTTGCATGCAGCGCTTGATGGTAAGCTAAAAAATGCACATTATCGTTTGGATCCGATTTTTAATCTTGAGGTGCCGGTGGATGTTGAGGGAGTGCCTCAAGAAATTCTTGATCCTAAATCAGTCTGGGAAGATCAGATGGCTTATGAGGCGCAAGCTTATAAATTAGCGCAACTTTTTAATGATAACTTTGAACCCTATTCAAGTTTGCTTCATGAGAATCTAAGAAAGGCAGGACCGATTCTTAAAAAAACTTAG
- a CDS encoding HEAT repeat domain-containing protein — MVHECSPVIKETGLSSDNYFTAMVEGKKIRIPVRRLSEQKTFFAICFALDSDEIEISTGAALALGKLKDKRALPFLLKSFLTTNLKQAQAVAWALGELKDTRALPFLIEALDADFISQSVIVALGKIGSLQALETFFRLLDERDEKQRALIVKAIGQLSFEHEHALKREAVTRLMKCLEKEKSRAVRLTICVTSARLEKF, encoded by the coding sequence ATGGTGCATGAGTGCAGCCCAGTCATAAAAGAAACTGGATTATCTAGCGATAATTATTTTACAGCTATGGTGGAAGGAAAAAAAATTAGAATACCTGTGAGACGCTTGAGCGAGCAAAAAACCTTTTTTGCTATTTGTTTTGCTTTGGATTCAGATGAGATAGAGATCTCGACTGGAGCGGCATTAGCTTTGGGTAAGCTAAAAGATAAACGTGCGCTACCTTTTTTACTTAAATCATTTCTTACCACCAATTTAAAGCAGGCCCAGGCTGTCGCATGGGCACTGGGTGAATTAAAAGATACCCGTGCGCTACCTTTTCTTATTGAAGCACTGGATGCTGATTTTATATCTCAAAGCGTAATTGTTGCATTAGGAAAAATAGGAAGTTTGCAAGCATTGGAAACCTTTTTTCGACTGTTAGATGAAAGAGACGAGAAACAGCGTGCACTGATTGTGAAGGCTATTGGCCAGTTATCTTTTGAACATGAACATGCTTTAAAAAGAGAGGCTGTGACACGGCTGATGAAATGTTTAGAAAAAGAAAAATCCCGTGCTGTACGTTTGACTATTTGTGTAACTTCAGCACGTTTGGAAAAATTTTAA
- a CDS encoding histidine phosphatase family protein, producing MAHNNNFLLIMRHAKSEKAAIGTKDFDRPLNHHGHQQLAHIAKHINHLKLKIDYALVSPALRTQQTFEQLSSHMHHAPASIFDQRLYNAEPETLLEVLGEMNYDKNILLIGHNPSVSELFFFLSGQNYQFGTANAAILKAKKSSFMESLSPNGFEKVEILTP from the coding sequence ATGGCGCACAATAACAATTTTCTTTTAATCATGCGACATGCCAAAAGCGAAAAAGCCGCAATTGGCACAAAAGATTTCGATCGTCCCTTAAACCATCATGGGCATCAGCAGCTGGCGCATATTGCTAAACACATAAATCATCTCAAACTAAAGATAGATTATGCTTTAGTCAGCCCGGCATTGAGAACACAACAAACTTTTGAGCAGCTCTCTTCACACATGCATCACGCTCCTGCATCTATTTTTGATCAACGTCTATATAATGCCGAGCCAGAAACTTTATTAGAGGTGCTTGGTGAAATGAATTATGACAAAAACATTCTGTTGATTGGCCACAATCCATCGGTGAGTGAATTATTTTTTTTTCTAAGCGGTCAGAATTACCAATTTGGTACGGCGAATGCAGCAATTTTAAAGGCAAAAAAATCTTCCTTTATGGAGTCTCTTAGCCCTAATGGCTTTGAAAAAGTGGAGATTCTCACACCATGA
- a CDS encoding NHLP leader peptide family natural product precursor — MDKELIRDYELDIIVKAWRDENFRQQLLKDPKNAIEREFDIKVPHDMNISVHEENEQSLHLIVPSVPPHFITGDLSDDELKDVIGGVMATGHLAALPKAEDRKKIRELKKEIEQLKNELVALKK; from the coding sequence GTGGATAAAGAACTTATCAGAGATTATGAGTTAGATATAATTGTGAAAGCATGGCGTGATGAAAATTTTCGACAGCAGCTTTTAAAAGATCCTAAGAACGCCATCGAACGCGAGTTTGATATTAAAGTTCCCCATGACATGAATATTTCTGTCCATGAAGAAAACGAGCAATCGCTGCATTTGATTGTTCCATCCGTGCCTCCCCACTTTATAACTGGTGATTTATCCGATGATGAGCTAAAAGATGTTATTGGCGGAGTAATGGCGACGGGGCATCTAGCAGCTCTTCCCAAGGCTGAAGACAGAAAAAAAATACGAGAATTAAAGAAAGAGATAGAGCAGCTGAAAAATGAGCTTGTAGCTTTGAAAAAATAA
- a CDS encoding prepilin peptidase — protein MSLLENYSGIIYLFLFILGASLGSFAGVIISRWPLGISIVWQKSFCASCQRPLKIWHNVPILSYLYLRGRCAFCKKFYGIRPLVIELLCAFCLLALYIKLGFSFALLERFIFFFVLLCLAYIDIDTFCLPYSLLAALIITGVVFSIIYYYFPSFWVDYYGLKLPIPLVFSSSGLFSLQDRVLGALSGGGIFATINLVATFILRKQKRLLSHQWAMGWGDPILLSGIALFVGLSHLLLVIFLASAMGALLGILQKFIHKAKEEEKFEDDDVAQGALPYGPFLAIAGIFVYLL, from the coding sequence ATGTCTCTATTAGAAAATTACTCAGGAATTATATATTTATTTTTATTTATTCTTGGAGCTTCTTTAGGGAGTTTTGCTGGCGTTATTATTAGCCGTTGGCCATTAGGAATTTCTATTGTATGGCAAAAATCTTTTTGTGCTTCTTGTCAAAGACCTCTAAAAATATGGCATAATGTGCCAATCCTTTCATATTTATATTTAAGAGGGCGATGTGCCTTTTGTAAAAAATTTTATGGAATAAGGCCTCTTGTAATCGAACTTTTATGTGCTTTTTGTCTGCTCGCTCTTTATATAAAATTGGGCTTTAGTTTTGCTTTGCTTGAGCGTTTTATTTTCTTTTTTGTTCTCTTATGTCTTGCTTATATTGATATAGATACTTTTTGTCTGCCTTATAGCTTGCTTGCAGCATTGATAATTACTGGTGTAGTTTTCTCGATTATTTATTATTATTTCCCTAGTTTTTGGGTTGATTATTATGGACTTAAATTGCCTATCCCATTGGTATTTTCCTCGTCAGGTTTATTTTCACTTCAAGATCGGGTGCTGGGGGCACTGAGCGGTGGAGGAATTTTTGCCACTATCAATCTTGTGGCAACTTTTATTTTGCGAAAACAAAAGCGCCTTTTGTCTCATCAGTGGGCAATGGGGTGGGGTGATCCCATTTTGTTGAGTGGAATAGCTCTCTTTGTGGGGCTCAGTCATCTTTTGCTTGTAATTTTTTTAGCATCAGCCATGGGAGCTTTGCTTGGCATTCTACAAAAATTTATTCATAAAGCTAAAGAAGAAGAAAAATTTGAGGACGATGATGTAGCACAGGGCGCACTTCCCTATGGGCCCTTTTTAGCTATTGCAGGGATTTTTGTTTATTTATTGTGA
- a CDS encoding transglycosylase SLT domain-containing protein, with translation MYSIKFFFLFVLSPAIILCKAVDKKNQAPSHTHTEPSLVIVLEKLVEKQQFTNAINLIDKKYSAGHLHHDSAFYLKSRIYLKQNNFKEWKNNLLKIKKSQFLNNVKIVSDLFEELDFENKKWLAKNLMGQRIFDKAVPSSCPFYELNERARRGNFLSNVLEVAELDKKTRTHFYEELYLEKPESIDVARFSSNKKFIKWQKKLTAQDYTKRMLNLMLFGKNKEARETYEKARSSLKKISKDERCELDYQNAKIERKMRNYKGARLAFQTLIKTCGSEVKRKARYMELMLASMASDVSQRAQFDQFVKDYPTDGLSDDVLFFAADMERTVGKYDDMFKTLDILIKKYPDGDMIHKALFSKAFELTKLGELELAAKSLEHLKKISHPDSLSFQQAQYWITRLSISKDIKTFKALNKNKLSTIKSQLMALVHHKIPTVYSWLSWLLLKELKVHVPLKKIAAQKIEGLQTSKDPELILTNQLIENGFNKEALALLLEKSVKSSDEASVFFIAKLFLDLDDAHLAYLKLIQCNFKAGQILRARPGIYNAIAFPRPFKEEVREATQRSHVSPNLVYPIMKRESCFLPDARSWAQARGLMMMMKVSADEQAQRMGIKLQSEEDLYKPKTSLLLGAGLIKNYQQRFGNLAVALAAYNAGPGHAQRWITKNNHAPIDAFLENVSIDETNRYLKNVLGGMFHYSLMDPNAQLNELDFLLKNDNSDVSSSKSKA, from the coding sequence ATGTATTCAATAAAATTTTTTTTCCTGTTTGTGCTTTCCCCAGCAATTATATTGTGCAAAGCTGTTGATAAAAAAAATCAAGCTCCATCTCATACTCATACTGAGCCAAGCCTTGTCATTGTGTTAGAAAAATTAGTTGAGAAACAACAATTTACCAATGCTATCAATCTTATCGATAAAAAATATTCTGCAGGTCATTTGCATCACGATAGCGCTTTTTATCTAAAGTCTCGTATTTATTTGAAGCAAAATAATTTCAAAGAATGGAAAAATAATCTGCTCAAAATAAAGAAATCTCAGTTCTTGAATAACGTAAAAATTGTAAGTGATTTATTTGAAGAGCTTGATTTTGAAAACAAAAAATGGCTGGCAAAAAATTTAATGGGTCAAAGGATATTTGATAAAGCCGTTCCTAGCTCGTGTCCATTTTATGAACTCAATGAGAGAGCACGGCGAGGAAATTTTTTAAGTAATGTTCTAGAGGTGGCAGAGTTAGATAAAAAGACCAGAACTCACTTTTATGAAGAACTGTATTTGGAAAAACCAGAAAGCATCGATGTTGCAAGATTTAGCAGCAACAAAAAATTTATTAAATGGCAAAAAAAATTAACCGCGCAAGACTACACAAAGCGAATGCTCAATTTAATGCTTTTTGGAAAAAATAAAGAAGCTCGTGAAACCTATGAAAAAGCCCGTAGTTCTCTCAAGAAAATATCGAAAGACGAAAGGTGTGAACTCGATTATCAAAATGCCAAAATAGAGCGAAAAATGCGCAACTATAAAGGCGCTCGTTTGGCTTTTCAGACGCTGATAAAAACATGTGGCTCAGAAGTAAAAAGAAAAGCTCGTTACATGGAGCTGATGTTGGCATCCATGGCAAGTGATGTGAGTCAAAGAGCTCAATTTGATCAATTTGTAAAAGATTATCCTACCGATGGTCTGAGCGATGATGTTCTTTTCTTTGCGGCTGACATGGAAAGAACTGTTGGCAAATATGACGATATGTTTAAGACGCTTGATATTTTAATTAAAAAGTATCCCGATGGGGATATGATCCATAAGGCGTTATTTTCCAAAGCTTTTGAACTTACTAAATTAGGTGAGCTAGAACTTGCTGCAAAAAGTCTCGAGCATCTCAAAAAGATATCTCACCCTGATTCTTTGAGTTTTCAACAAGCCCAGTACTGGATTACACGTTTGAGTATCTCTAAGGATATAAAAACTTTTAAAGCATTGAACAAAAACAAACTCTCTACCATTAAATCTCAGCTAATGGCTTTGGTCCATCACAAGATACCGACAGTCTATTCTTGGTTATCGTGGCTTTTGCTTAAAGAACTCAAGGTGCATGTTCCTCTCAAAAAAATTGCTGCACAAAAAATTGAAGGTCTTCAAACAAGCAAAGATCCAGAACTTATTTTAACCAATCAGCTTATTGAAAATGGTTTTAATAAAGAAGCTCTTGCTTTGTTGTTGGAAAAATCTGTAAAAAGCAGCGATGAAGCGTCAGTCTTTTTTATAGCAAAATTATTTTTGGACTTAGATGATGCCCACCTGGCCTATCTGAAATTAATCCAGTGCAACTTTAAGGCAGGGCAAATTTTAAGAGCTCGTCCAGGAATATATAATGCAATAGCTTTTCCTAGACCTTTTAAAGAAGAAGTAAGAGAGGCAACCCAAAGGTCTCATGTTTCACCAAATCTTGTTTATCCCATTATGAAAAGAGAAAGTTGTTTTTTGCCAGATGCGCGATCGTGGGCGCAGGCTCGAGGTCTGATGATGATGATGAAAGTCAGCGCGGATGAGCAAGCGCAAAGAATGGGGATTAAACTTCAAAGCGAAGAAGATCTCTATAAGCCCAAGACAAGTTTATTGCTTGGGGCAGGTTTGATAAAAAACTATCAGCAGCGCTTCGGTAATTTGGCTGTTGCGCTCGCAGCTTATAACGCAGGTCCAGGTCATGCCCAGAGGTGGATCACAAAAAATAATCATGCTCCTATAGATGCTTTTCTTGAAAATGTTTCTATCGATGAAACTAACCGTTATTTAAAGAATGTACTGGGTGGGATGTTTCATTATTCATTGATGGATCCAAATGCGCAGCTAAATGAATTAGATTTTTTATTAAAAAACGATAATAGCGATGTGTCATCCTCGAAGAGTAAAGCTTGA
- a CDS encoding trypsin-like peptidase domain-containing protein has product MFIRIQKKTLWLWLLITFACSSAFVLVTQNLWRELSDKQAQAQKIEISSWAPLVEKSQPAVVVITTEALVQQPAMEFPGLPGPFRFFPPEKQRGQGSGFIINEDGYIITNQHVIDGAQKIRVTVGMKPREYDAEVIGSDEALDIALIKIKLSKKEEKIKWPYLPLGDSDTLRLGDPVMALGSPLGLVQSVNTGIISQKHRGGIRPSGRDLYAELIQMQMPINPGNSGGPVIDPYGRVVGVSESILASGQAIAFCVPINIIKAVVPQLLKHGKIEKAFLGVEPTDLTPQYAKALGLSENVTGAVVVQVLPDTPAEKAGMKAMDVILEIDDLKVADSFNLRQHTAYKGVGQSVIIKLFRKGSGYKKITIKLEKRKEESQHISHARQNKTESVSIESVGLEVMDTSVELRKEMDLSSKNPGVLVVAVLRRSAAEFASLLPGDVITEVNGETLSSAAQLKKIVDNAKKDSTLMMLTRRGNAKRFVPLER; this is encoded by the coding sequence ATGTTTATACGGATACAAAAGAAAACTCTCTGGCTTTGGCTTTTAATAACCTTTGCGTGCTCAAGCGCCTTTGTTTTGGTTACTCAAAACCTTTGGCGTGAACTTTCAGATAAACAAGCTCAAGCACAAAAAATTGAAATCTCTTCATGGGCTCCTTTAGTAGAAAAATCTCAACCAGCAGTGGTAGTAATCACAACCGAAGCTTTGGTTCAACAGCCTGCTATGGAATTTCCAGGTCTCCCAGGGCCTTTTAGGTTTTTCCCACCAGAAAAACAGCGAGGACAAGGAAGCGGTTTTATTATCAATGAAGATGGTTACATCATAACCAATCAACACGTGATCGATGGTGCACAAAAAATTCGTGTAACCGTTGGCATGAAACCGCGCGAGTATGATGCAGAGGTTATTGGTTCAGATGAAGCACTCGATATTGCGCTTATCAAAATAAAACTGAGCAAAAAAGAAGAAAAAATTAAATGGCCGTACTTGCCCTTAGGTGATTCTGATACATTGCGCCTTGGCGACCCCGTCATGGCCTTGGGAAGTCCTCTAGGCCTCGTTCAATCAGTCAATACAGGAATTATTTCGCAAAAACACCGTGGGGGTATTCGCCCATCAGGACGTGATCTCTACGCTGAGCTAATTCAAATGCAGATGCCTATTAATCCAGGTAATTCTGGTGGGCCGGTTATTGATCCTTATGGTCGGGTTGTAGGTGTGAGTGAATCCATCTTGGCATCAGGTCAAGCCATTGCTTTCTGCGTGCCCATCAATATTATCAAAGCCGTGGTTCCTCAGCTGCTCAAACATGGCAAAATTGAAAAAGCTTTTCTTGGGGTAGAACCTACCGATCTTACTCCGCAGTACGCCAAAGCTCTTGGTCTTTCTGAAAACGTCACAGGAGCTGTGGTAGTGCAGGTTTTGCCTGATACGCCTGCTGAGAAAGCGGGTATGAAGGCCATGGACGTTATTTTAGAAATTGATGACTTAAAAGTTGCCGATTCATTCAATTTGCGCCAGCACACTGCGTATAAAGGCGTAGGCCAAAGTGTCATCATAAAACTCTTTAGAAAGGGAAGCGGTTACAAAAAAATCACCATTAAATTAGAAAAAAGAAAAGAAGAAAGCCAGCATATCTCTCACGCAAGACAAAATAAAACAGAAAGCGTTAGTATTGAAAGTGTTGGTCTTGAAGTAATGGATACGTCGGTAGAGCTAAGAAAAGAAATGGACTTGAGCTCAAAAAATCCAGGTGTGCTTGTGGTGGCAGTTTTAAGAAGAAGTGCTGCAGAATTTGCGAGTTTACTGCCTGGAGACGTCATTACTGAAGTAAATGGTGAGACACTAAGCTCAGCCGCACAGCTCAAAAAGATTGTAGATAATGCTAAGAAAGACTCTACCCTCATGATGCTCACAAGAAGAGGCAATGCTAAACGCTTTGTTCCTCTTGAAAGGTAA
- a CDS encoding DUF389 domain-containing protein, with product MRIQTTAIEDKELSLSDLFMGIFDWTRRRLRSQFDLSKDDADETELIETFRQHIGLRGSNLWVLFFAILIASVGLNINSTPVVIGAMLISPLLGPIMGIGFGAAILDLDMVRESFRNLSIAVLTSVISSALYFYLSPLHQSNSELLARTSPTAYDILIAFFGGLAVSIAFTRKNKTTSVIMGAAIATALMPPLCTAGYGVAHWNLRFFIGALYLFFINSTYICLATYLVTRMIGVRQRRRQSDAIWNKYLPKIIAGLAILALLPSIYLAYKLIQHQIFQDKIDQFIKHEIIENNFDLLQKSLTEEKSGDYKLRLVVFGDGKVALLKDTLASKLGRYGLENVHLQIENTLSEIPALDMSQLKTGVIEELFAKNENKLKERENQINILETKIKSLEDAIVNSPELLKELAVEHPELKELVLVKTMQKNGQVELVGYIESNRDMSKIEINKVKEWLKIRTKSSVINVLFKVVE from the coding sequence GTGCGTATTCAAACAACAGCGATCGAAGATAAAGAATTATCTCTGAGTGATTTGTTTATGGGTATATTTGATTGGACTCGAAGAAGATTGAGGTCGCAGTTTGACCTATCAAAAGATGATGCAGATGAAACTGAACTGATTGAAACTTTTAGACAGCATATTGGCCTTAGAGGAAGCAATCTCTGGGTCTTATTTTTTGCAATTCTCATCGCATCTGTGGGACTCAATATTAATTCTACACCTGTGGTTATTGGCGCTATGCTTATTTCCCCGCTCTTAGGGCCTATTATGGGCATTGGCTTTGGTGCTGCAATTTTAGATCTTGATATGGTACGTGAGTCATTTCGTAATTTATCAATAGCTGTTTTAACATCTGTAATTTCTTCAGCACTCTATTTTTACTTAAGTCCCTTGCATCAATCCAACTCAGAATTGCTAGCTCGTACTAGCCCTACCGCATACGATATTTTAATAGCTTTTTTTGGGGGCCTTGCTGTAAGCATAGCTTTTACCAGAAAAAATAAAACTACCAGTGTAATAATGGGGGCAGCCATTGCCACGGCTCTGATGCCACCTCTGTGCACCGCAGGCTATGGCGTGGCTCATTGGAACCTAAGGTTTTTTATTGGTGCGCTTTATTTGTTTTTCATCAATTCTACCTACATTTGTCTTGCCACCTATTTGGTAACCAGAATGATTGGAGTAAGGCAAAGGCGCCGACAAAGTGATGCAATCTGGAATAAATATTTGCCAAAAATAATTGCAGGCTTAGCGATTTTAGCGCTGCTGCCAAGCATTTATTTGGCCTACAAACTGATTCAGCATCAAATTTTTCAAGATAAAATTGACCAATTTATTAAGCATGAAATTATCGAAAATAATTTTGATCTATTGCAAAAGTCTCTCACAGAAGAAAAATCAGGTGATTATAAGTTGAGGCTTGTGGTGTTTGGAGATGGAAAGGTTGCGCTCTTAAAAGATACTCTTGCATCAAAGCTTGGGCGCTATGGGCTTGAAAACGTGCATTTGCAAATAGAAAACACTCTTTCAGAAATACCTGCCTTAGATATGTCTCAACTTAAAACGGGAGTTATTGAAGAACTTTTTGCTAAAAATGAGAACAAACTCAAAGAGCGCGAAAATCAAATAAATATTTTAGAGACAAAAATAAAAAGTTTAGAAGATGCAATTGTTAACTCACCAGAATTGTTGAAAGAATTGGCTGTAGAGCACCCCGAGCTTAAGGAACTTGTCTTGGTGAAGACCATGCAAAAAAATGGACAAGTAGAGCTTGTTGGTTATATCGAGTCCAATAGAGATATGAGTAAAATTGAAATAAACAAAGTAAAGGAATGGCTAAAAATTCGCACTAAAAGTTCAGTTATCAACGTGCTGTTTAAGGTCGTTGAATAA
- the folE gene encoding GTP cyclohydrolase I FolE — protein MHETIEKSVSSILSTLGENIERPGLRETPERVAKSLAELTSGYRQSIDQIADNAIFDCQSKGMVLQKNIEFYSLCEHHLLPFFGHVHVAYFPNKKIIGLSKVGRIIDMYAKRLQVQEHLNHEIAQALYDLLQPKGVAVAIEANHFCMMMRGVKKQHGVTCTTEFKGIFEEDDHVRKDFLASIKN, from the coding sequence ATGCATGAAACTATCGAAAAATCCGTATCAAGTATTTTAAGCACGTTGGGTGAAAATATCGAACGCCCAGGCCTAAGAGAAACTCCCGAGAGAGTGGCTAAATCCTTAGCCGAACTTACCAGTGGTTACCGGCAATCTATCGATCAAATAGCAGACAATGCAATCTTTGACTGTCAATCTAAGGGCATGGTTTTACAGAAAAACATAGAATTTTATTCTCTATGCGAACATCACTTACTGCCTTTTTTTGGCCACGTTCATGTGGCCTATTTTCCCAATAAGAAAATAATTGGCCTAAGCAAAGTTGGCAGAATTATTGATATGTACGCTAAACGCCTACAAGTGCAAGAACACCTTAATCATGAGATAGCACAAGCTCTTTACGATCTTTTGCAACCAAAAGGTGTGGCAGTAGCTATTGAAGCCAATCACTTTTGCATGATGATGCGCGGCGTAAAAAAACAGCATGGAGTGACGTGCACAACTGAATTTAAAGGTATTTTTGAAGAAGACGATCACGTACGCAAAGATTTTTTGGCCAGTATTAAAAACTAA